A genomic region of Mugil cephalus isolate CIBA_MC_2020 chromosome 5, CIBA_Mcephalus_1.1, whole genome shotgun sequence contains the following coding sequences:
- the zgc:113425 gene encoding uncharacterized protein zgc:113425 isoform X1 yields the protein MDRHRYFIFNQKGVLVLGVLQVACAGLCVVCGFMDAVFRRNTPLSTTRTPVWGGLIMACPGILALFASQWKKSKLVSVAVVAALVSCLTTVVVAGYSCLTLTYGEENKEVFHHHDSPEVTFVLHRMVKGANATILLSCSISFVLSSLIAYVGCRSLPLCACYDTRTGLETLVPQYDTGDTEMVCTWQAGGDDRLFNSPAHLTDGGTAEEEEASSKLPPYSRLT from the exons ATGGACCGACACAGgtactttatttttaaccagaAGGGCGTGCTCGTACTCGGCGTCCTCCAGGTGGCCTGTGCGGGTCTTTGCGTGGTCTGCGGCTTCATGGACGCAGTTTTCCGCAGAAACACTCCGCTGAGCACCACCAGGACGCCGGTGTGGGGAGGACTG aTCATGGCCTGTCCGGGCATTTTGGCGCTGTTTGCCTCTCAATGGAAAAAATCAAAACTG GTGAGTGTGGCGGTTGTGGCTGCGTTGGTTTCCTGTCTGACCACAGTGGTCGTAGCAGGCTACTCGTGTTTGACGCTCACCTACGGAGAGGAGAATAAAGAAGTCTTCCACCACCACGACAGTCCTGAAGTG ACGTTTGTCCTTCATAGGATGGTGAAAGGGGCCAATGCCACCATCCTGCTCAGCTGCAGCATCAGCTTTGTCCTCTCGTCTCTCATTGCCTACGTGGGCTGCCGTAGTCTTCCTCTCTGCGCCTGCTACGACACCCGGACCGGTCTG gagACCCTCGTTCCTCAGTATGATACTGGGGACACTGAGATGGTGTGTACATGGCAAG cagggggcgacgACAGACTCTTCAACTCCCCGGCTCATCTGACTGACGGCGGCACcgctgaggaagaggaggcctcCTCCAAACTGCCTCCGTACAGCAGACTGACCTGA
- the rab33ba gene encoding RAB33B, member RAS oncogene family a, with the protein MAETGSPAEFSGSLASVNLPPPRTRIFKIIVIGDSGVGKTCLTYRFCAGKFPDKTEATIGVDFRERLVEIDGEKIKIQLWDTAGQERFRKSMVQHYYRNVHAVVFVYDVTNATSFRSLPAWIEECKQHALGTEVPRILVGNKCDLQDSVQVGTDVAQQFADAHSMPLFETSAKNPNSQGEGNYGNSDHVEAIFMTVAHKLKSQKPLVLSQPPEASGGGAVNLNRGREDGADGGRSWSCSSC; encoded by the exons ATGGCGGAGACCGGGTCTCCGGCTGAATTCTCGGGCTCCCTTGCGAGCGTGAACCTCCCTCCTCCGAGGACCCGCATCTTCAAGATCATCGTGATCGGGGACTCCGGGGTCGGGAAGACGTGCCTGACCTACCGCTTCTGCGCCGGCAAGTTCCCCGACAAGACCGAGGCCACGATCGGGGTGGACTTCAGGGAGAGGCTGGTCGAGATTGACGGCGAGAAAATCAAG ATCCAGCTGTGGGACACTGCCGGCCAGGAGCGCTTCAGGAAATCCATGGTGCAGCACTACTACCGCAACGTGCACGCCGTCGTCTTCGTCTACGACGTCACCAACGCCACCAGCTTCCGCAGCCTCCCCGCCTGGATAGAAGAGTGCAAGCAGCACGCCTTGGGCACGGAGGTGCCCCGGATCCTCGTGGGGAACAAGTGCGACCTCCAGGACTCCGTCCAAGTGGGCACGGACGTGGCGCAACAGTTTGCGGACGCCCACTCCATGCCGCTGTTCGAGACGTCCGCAAAGAACCCCAACAGCCAAGGGGAGGGGAACTATGGAAACAGTGACCACGTGGAGGCTATTTTTATGACGGTGGCCCACAAGCTGAAGTCTCAGAAGCCCCTGGTGCTCAGCCAGCCGCCCGAGGCGTCGGGGGGCGGCGCCGTCAACCTGAACCGGGGACGGGAGGACGGGGCGGACGGGggcaggagctggagctgcagcagctgctga
- the zgc:113425 gene encoding uncharacterized protein zgc:113425 isoform X2, producing the protein MDRHRYFIFNQKGVLVLGVLQVACAGLCVVCGFMDAVFRRNTPLSTTRTPVWGGLIMACPGILALFASQWKKSKLVSVAVVAALVSCLTTVVVAGYSCLTLTYGEENKEVFHHHDSPEVTFVLHRMVKGANATILLSCSISFVLSSLIAYVGCRSLPLCACYDTRTGLETLVPQYDTGDTEMVCTWQGGDDRLFNSPAHLTDGGTAEEEEASSKLPPYSRLT; encoded by the exons ATGGACCGACACAGgtactttatttttaaccagaAGGGCGTGCTCGTACTCGGCGTCCTCCAGGTGGCCTGTGCGGGTCTTTGCGTGGTCTGCGGCTTCATGGACGCAGTTTTCCGCAGAAACACTCCGCTGAGCACCACCAGGACGCCGGTGTGGGGAGGACTG aTCATGGCCTGTCCGGGCATTTTGGCGCTGTTTGCCTCTCAATGGAAAAAATCAAAACTG GTGAGTGTGGCGGTTGTGGCTGCGTTGGTTTCCTGTCTGACCACAGTGGTCGTAGCAGGCTACTCGTGTTTGACGCTCACCTACGGAGAGGAGAATAAAGAAGTCTTCCACCACCACGACAGTCCTGAAGTG ACGTTTGTCCTTCATAGGATGGTGAAAGGGGCCAATGCCACCATCCTGCTCAGCTGCAGCATCAGCTTTGTCCTCTCGTCTCTCATTGCCTACGTGGGCTGCCGTAGTCTTCCTCTCTGCGCCTGCTACGACACCCGGACCGGTCTG gagACCCTCGTTCCTCAGTATGATACTGGGGACACTGAGATGGTGTGTACATGGCAAG ggggcgacgACAGACTCTTCAACTCCCCGGCTCATCTGACTGACGGCGGCACcgctgaggaagaggaggcctcCTCCAAACTGCCTCCGTACAGCAGACTGACCTGA
- the setd7 gene encoding histone-lysine N-methyltransferase SETD7, which yields MDSDDENVEEVVEGPLDEDGQPHGFCTVTYSSSDRFEGHFTHGEKNGKGKFFFFDGSTLEGFYVDDALQGQGVYTYEDGGVLNGTYVDGELNGPAQEFDGEGRVAFKGQYKDNNRCGECWVYYPDGGCVFGQVNEDGEMTGDSVAYVYPDGRTALYGTFVDGELIEARVATLISNQAGRPRFEITPNSPVYSYDKSTSSCIATHTLMPDPYESQRVFVADSVIQGAGQGLFAKTDADADTVMAFYNGVRITHSEVDSRDWAMNGNTISLDEDTVIDVPRPFDQTERYCATLGHKANHSFTPNCKYDPFVHPRFGPIKCVRTLRAVHKDEELTVAYGYDHEPTGKNGPEAPDWYKQELEVFQRRQVGPTGH from the exons ATGGACAGCGATGATGAAAACGTGGAGGAGGTTGTGGAAG GTCCTTTGGATGAAGACGGTCAGCCACATGGTTTCTGCACAGTGACCTACTCGTCCAGCGATCGCTTTGAGGGACACTTCACTCACGGAGAGAAGAATGGAAAGGggaagttcttcttctttgatggAAG TACCTTGGAGGGTTTTTACGTAGACGACGCTCTGCAGGGCCAGGGGGTTTACACATACGAGGACGGGGGGGTCCTCAATGGGACGTACGTGGACGGCGAGCTCAACGGGCCCGCTCAAGAGTTCGACGGGGAGGGCCGCGTGGCGTTCAAGGGCCAGTACAAAGATAACAACCGCTGTGGGGAATGCTGGGTCTACTACCCT GACGGGGGCTGTGTGTTTGGGCAGGTGAATGAGGACGGGGAGATGACCGGCGACTCCGTGGCGTACGTCTACCCGGACGGCCGCACGGCTCTTTACGGGACGTTTGTGGACGGCGAGTTAATCGAGGCTCGTGTGGCTACTCTGATCTCCAACCAGGCGGGAAGACCACGCTTCGAAATCACACCCAACA GTCCTGTGTATTCGTACGACAAGTCCACATCCTCCTGTATCGCCACCCACACCCTGATGCCGGACCCCTACGAGAGCCAGAG GGTGTTTGTGGCGGACTCTGTGATCCAAGGAGCGGGGCAGGGCCTGTTTGCCAAGACGGACGCCGACGCCGACACAGTGATGGCTTTTTATAACGGAGTACGCATCACACACTCAGAG GTGGACAGCCGAGACTGGGCGATGAACGGGAACACGATCTCTCTGGACGAAGACACCGTGATTGACGTCCCTCGGCCGTTTGACCAGACGGAGCGGTACTGCGCCACTCTGGGGCACAAGGCGAATCACTCCTTCACCCCCAACTGCAAATACGACCC GTTTGTCCATCCACGTTTTGGGCCGATCAAGTGCGTCCGAACCCTGAGGGCCGTGCACAAAGACGAGGAGCTGACGGTCGCCTACGGTTACGACCACGAGCCCACGGGGAAAAACGGCCCCGAGGCTCCCGACTGGTACAAGCAGGAGCTGGAGGTGTTCCAGCGGAGACAGGTGGGCCCCACCGGCcactga